ACCATTAAAAAGAATATCGACTACATTTGCCACATCCATACTGCCGGCGTACCAGGGCGAATGGATATGGATGACACTCAAGAACTGAACTATACCGGCATTATGAATGCGATTGCGGCAACTAACTATTCCGGCTTTGTCGGCCAGGAATATTGCCCCAAGGGAGATGCATTGGAAGCCCTAAAAGTCGCCTACAAACTGTGCGACGTTTAGTTTGCTGAGACATAAAAGCTAATCCCCTCCTAGTCGAGGAGGGGTAGGGGAGGTTCTGGAAGCCATAGGAAATCATTATAAGTCAGCTTTCAGAACCTCTCTGTAGTTCCCCTTAAAAAGGGGGGCAAATAATAGTTTCGATGCTTCGGTAGCAGAGCGAAACGGCGTTGCTGGAGCTGTCCAAATCGGAGACGTGATAAAAAGGCTTTAAGGTGGCATGGTTATGGCGAAAATATTTTACCTGTTCGTCTGCTTGGTAATAATTCTCACTTCGGCTTTGGCACAGCAATCCAAACCTGCAATCAAGCGGCCATGTGAGTACAAGCGATTGGTTCGAATCTATTCGCTTGGAGACAAACCTGCCAAGGGCAATCTATACGATACCAATCGCAAAACGGGTCAACGCCTTTTTCTGAGCACAGAAGCCTCCGGAACAATTGATTTAGAACCTCTAGCTGCGCTTGGAATTACTTTATTTCAAAGCGAAACCGACCCCCTGGGCACTCCCGAGATAGCTGAAGGTAATTGGAATTGGAAACCTTATAACGCTCAGCGCCAACTCGCATTCGGCGTTGGCGCCGATTGGGGTCTATTTCTCCATGCTTCTTTTCCGCCTGAATGGTATTGCAATAAAAATGGCTTTACTCATTTAACTTGCCTGCAGCATGAAAAGACTGTCCAAGCCTTTTCGCCATGGTCAGATGGCTTCGCTAAGTTTATTGATCGAAACTGGGCAGCCGCTCGGATTCGTTATTCGGAAATTCCAGCTATCGTGCTAGGAATTCACGGCGATTATGGGGACGCGGGATTGATGACGGGGCTGCGGATGCTTTCGAGCGATCAAAAAGCCGATTGGGAAAAGCGTTTCGGCGACGATCATAACCATGTTGACTTCTGGTGCGGTGATGAAGCTGCGCGTGAGAGCTTTACTAAGAATATGCTGAGTCTCTACGGCTCGCTTGATGGGATTAACGAAGCTTGGAAAACCAGCTTCAAAACCATTAAAGATCTCGAGTTCCCAACCAATACTAAAATGAGTTATCAGGCGCGTTTGGATTTTGCCAATTGGTACAAAAACGGCGTGACATCTATGGCTGATACCTTCGCGCGCATCGCCCGTCGGTATTATCCGAATTCACTGATGATGATCCCTATCGGCGATACGGATGAGTCGATAAAGCTGGGCTACGATGTTAGCGCGTTAGTCAAGATCGCGACCCGTTATAATGCTGCCATACGATGCACGAACTCCGGGTTCCAGCCCTTAGACATCAACCATTCGGCTTCGCTGTCACATATACGCGCTGCTTGCCGGTTTTATAATGTGCCTCTCTGGATGGCTTCAGCTTCGCCGAGCAACGAAGCCGGCTTTAATCAAAGGCTCTTTGAAGCTCTCAGCACTGGCGCTGTTGGCTATTATGATTGGTCCAAAAACTGGAACGACCATATGAAGTTGGCGGAACGTTTATCAAAGCATCTGAAACGCGCTGAGCCAAAGGTCGATATCGTTTGTCTATTCCCCTCTTCAACTCACGATGTGCGCCCTAATGAGAGCTACCCGCCGATTATGCTTAACGGGATGAGAGAGCTTCGAGATATCACCGACTTCGATGTGGCCGATGAAAGAATGGTCCAGGATGGTGCGCTTGCCGATTATCGTGTCGCAGTGATGTGGGAGGGGACTATTTGGAAGAAGGCGTCACTTGAAAAGATACAGGAATGGGTCAAAAGCGGCGGCATCCTGGTTGCGTATGATTTTGGAAAGCTTCAAACCCCTGATGGCGATGTGTCACTTTTCAACTCGCTATTTGGTTATACAAAGAACCTGCCTGCCTATCGGCCGAGCGCGAATTTCGTGCCCTCGCAAGACTGGGCGCACACTATGGAAAGCGGCTGGACAGTCTATTTCCCTGCTCAAAAGAAAGAGATGGCAAGCTATATTGAGCTGGTGCGAGCCGTCGCATTAGGGAATTATCCTGCGGGCAATAAGAAAGGGAGCATCAGCCAGGCCGATGATGAGAAAGATGGGGTTTATACCACTGTCTGCACCGACCGTGTTCTCTACTTTAACACTACCGATAGCCCGGTTAACCGAACTTTGCAGATAGCAAGCAATCAAGAGGAGAAGAAAATCACCATTGAACCTCACAGCTTTGGGGTGATTTATCTAAACGATGAACCGCAAGAGCTTCTCCTGCAGTGCGAGAAATTTACCGACATGAACCGTCAAAAGACGATTACATCAGCCGTATGCAGCCCCGGTTCCGGCAATACGGCTGTCTCTGTGTCCGCCGGTAAATCCATTTTAACTCGCGTTCCGGTATCAAGTGAGGGAACCTATCGTATATTTGGTCGAGCACTCGTTAAAGATAAACTCACTCGTGTTCAACTAAAAGTAGACGGTACGATCATGACCGGCTCTGCTCACCCCAGCCGCGCAGATGTAATCGATTACGGAACCATAAGCCTCACCAAAGGCGTCCACACCTTCGAATTAACCAATCCCCAATCTTTCCAAGCCGATTTCCTCCTAGCCACCAACGACCCCACCGTATCCGGTTACCGATTTCCTTATTTAGGGAAGTAGGGCTTACTTTTTAATCCGAAATACGCACAACCCAATACGAAATACCAAATTCGGGTATATTGCATGCGGCATGAAAAAGATTGAAGCGATTATTCGTCCTATGCGGCTGGAGGAAGTTAAGGCGGCTCTGCAGGATATTGGGCTTCCTGGACTTACGGTTATTGACGTTCGAGGGTTTGGGCGACAGCAAGGGCGAACAGAGAAATATCGGGGGAGTACTTACACTGTCAACCTTTTGCCTAAGTTAAAGGTTGAGGTCGTTGTGCCGGATGATCGGTTAGAAGAAGCAATGGAAACTTTGGCTGAAGCAGCGCGAACGGGTGAGATAGGGGACGGGAAAATATTTGTCTCCGAAATCGAAGATGTAGTCCGTATTCGCACAGGCGATCGAGGCGAAATCGCGCTTTAACTGAAGTTATTGCTTGCAATTCGGATAGAGTGCCCCAAAATGGTTGACCCATCACGTAATGACAAGGTACTATAGTCGTTCGCGTCAGAAGGAACGAGAAGGTGAAGGATATGTACGCAGTTTTGCGCACAGGCGGGAAACAATATCGAGTAGAAACCAATGATACGCTCGTTATCGAGAAAATCGATGCCGAAGCGGGGACAACCATTGAGCTTAATGAAATCTTAATGGTCCGTGATGAGACCGGTTTAAATATCGGAAGCCCTACGGTTGTAGGCGCTAAAGTTATGGCGACCGTGTTGAGACAGGGCAAAGGCAAGAAAATCATTGGCTTTACGTATAAAGCAAAAAAGAACGAGCGCAGACGCTTCGGTCATCGTCAACCTCATACTTATCTTAAGGTAACGGAAATCGTAAGCGGCACAAGCAAGTAGTGCGTATTCCGTAGTGCGTATTCCGAATTCCGGATACGCAATACGAACTACGTAATAGTTTAGATAGGTGGATTTGAATGGCACATAAAAAAGGTGTTGGCAGTTCGCGAAACGGTCGCGACAGTAAGCCAAAAATGTTGGGTGTTAAAGAATACGGCGGCGAGAAGGTTCTGGCCGGTCACATCCTCGTGCGCCAGCGTGGAACAAAGTTCCATCCGGGCCGAAATGTTGGTATCGGCAGAGACCATACCATCTACGCGAAGATTGACGGCTATGTAAAGTTCGAGGTATCAAAAGCGAAGCCTCGAATCAGTGTTTATCCGGATCCAACAAACGTCATCGTCGAAAAGAAGATTGCTGAGCCGGTAGTCGCTCAAGCCTAGGTCTTTTGAACCGATTAGTCTTATTAAGCCCGTGGTTATATAGCCCACGGGCTTTTTCATTTGTGCATACCTGTTTCCAGTGCGGTAGAATCGCTTAATGAGCGTACAGAGTAAAGTTCAAGAGCGTGGTCGAGGTTTTGTCTTTCGGCGCGTAGCAAAGTGGGCGCTGATTATTTTGTTCATCGCTTATCTAACGGTGGTGGCTGTGTTTTATCGGCTTCAAACTAAAATTATATTTCCGGGTTTATCTACTCAAGGACAAGCTGAGGCAATAGTGAAAGCTCCCGAAGGTTGTGAGCTTGTAACTCTTGCAGCCACGAACGGCAACAAGGTTGCAGGATTATATGGACCGGCTCTTAATCAAGACGGATCGCCAAACCCCGATGCCCATGAGTGTCCGACAATCCTTTACTTCCTTGGCAATGGCACTTGCATCGCTTATACGCTTGGCTTTGAGTTTTCTGAGTTTCGACGGCTTGGAGCGAATATTTTCATCGTGGACTACCTTGGTTACGGAATGTCGTCTGGTGTACCCTCAGAAAAGAACTGTTATGAGACAGCTAATTTCGCGTATCAGTATCTGGTTTCAAGCAAAGGGGTTGATCCCAAAAAGATTGTTGTTTACGGCAGGTCGTTAGGGGCAGCAGTGGCATGTGATTTAGCATCACGGGAGCCATCAGCGGGACTTATCATGATTTCTGCCTTTACTTCGATGACGGAAACCGGAAAACAGCTCTATTCCTACCTGCCTGTCAGATGGTTGCTCAAGCATCATTTCGACACTATCGACAAAATCGGCAAGGTGAATACCCCCATTCTTTTAATTCATGGGAAGAATGATAAACTTGTGCCGTATTGGATGTCTGTGAAATTGAAAGAGGCTGCAATTCATTCATCGAAAGTAACGATTTCCACCCTTGCTACTTCAGGTCATGAGGATGTTTATGTTTCCGGAAGGGAGCAAATTATTGAAGATGTGCGAGAGTTTTTAACGGATTTGAAAGAGAAGCCGGTGAGATGACAAGCTAGCTGTCTTCATTCCCCGTATCCTGGAGGTCCTGTTCGAACAACTCCTCCATCTCGTCACTCATGTCTTCATCCATCGATTTGCCCATTTCGCGTGCCATTTCGCGCATGACTTTCGGGTCGGCGTCTTCACCCAACGCTTCAGCACGGTCGGTCAGGTCATCGATTATATCATCATCTGACCGCAGACGCGCAAAGCGTGAAATCAACTTTTTAGCCGATGTACTGCCGCATTTAGGGCATTTAACGGCTTGACTACTAGCCACCATCCCCACAAGGATAGTAAAGCGGTGTCCGCATTTGTTGCAACGATACTCATACAGAGGCATAACTGATTATATCTACTCCTATCAGATAAGTTTACCCGCGCTTGCACAGCGCATGGCCTAGCGGTTAAAATACCCATGTCTAGAAGGAGAATAGATACCTTGGAGGAGCAAATGGCGAAATTAGCGTGT
This genomic window from bacterium contains:
- a CDS encoding P-II family nitrogen regulator, translating into MKKIEAIIRPMRLEEVKAALQDIGLPGLTVIDVRGFGRQQGRTEKYRGSTYTVNLLPKLKVEVVVPDDRLEEAMETLAEAARTGEIGDGKIFVSEIEDVVRIRTGDRGEIAL
- the rplU gene encoding 50S ribosomal protein L21, which codes for MYAVLRTGGKQYRVETNDTLVIEKIDAEAGTTIELNEILMVRDETGLNIGSPTVVGAKVMATVLRQGKGKKIIGFTYKAKKNERRRFGHRQPHTYLKVTEIVSGTSK
- the rpmA gene encoding 50S ribosomal protein L27 → MAHKKGVGSSRNGRDSKPKMLGVKEYGGEKVLAGHILVRQRGTKFHPGRNVGIGRDHTIYAKIDGYVKFEVSKAKPRISVYPDPTNVIVEKKIAEPVVAQA
- a CDS encoding alpha/beta hydrolase, with the translated sequence MSVQSKVQERGRGFVFRRVAKWALIILFIAYLTVVAVFYRLQTKIIFPGLSTQGQAEAIVKAPEGCELVTLAATNGNKVAGLYGPALNQDGSPNPDAHECPTILYFLGNGTCIAYTLGFEFSEFRRLGANIFIVDYLGYGMSSGVPSEKNCYETANFAYQYLVSSKGVDPKKIVVYGRSLGAAVACDLASREPSAGLIMISAFTSMTETGKQLYSYLPVRWLLKHHFDTIDKIGKVNTPILLIHGKNDKLVPYWMSVKLKEAAIHSSKVTISTLATSGHEDVYVSGREQIIEDVREFLTDLKEKPVR
- a CDS encoding zinc ribbon domain-containing protein, encoding MPLYEYRCNKCGHRFTILVGMVASSQAVKCPKCGSTSAKKLISRFARLRSDDDIIDDLTDRAEALGEDADPKVMREMAREMGKSMDEDMSDEMEELFEQDLQDTGNEDS